One genomic window of Corynebacterium pseudotuberculosis includes the following:
- a CDS encoding TetR/AcrR family transcriptional regulator yields the protein MRTNKKDSLLAIALSIVESDGLAALTYDSLSIASGISKSGLIYHFPSRHQLLLDLNTAAAQTWTQALEAAAGGPASEVPLRQRMHALLEVESHSATRADLLLSIDANLHEDIRSIWEKALAPWVVSHNPHALLVQLIADGLWVYDHVNARPLTPKQRQAAVDAAQLLLRKLPNEITQ from the coding sequence TTGCGCACGAATAAAAAAGATTCCTTGCTGGCTATTGCCCTAAGCATCGTGGAGTCGGACGGCCTTGCAGCCCTCACTTATGATTCTCTTTCCATCGCCAGCGGCATATCCAAGTCCGGACTGATCTATCATTTCCCCTCAAGACACCAGCTTCTTCTGGATCTCAATACCGCCGCGGCCCAGACCTGGACACAAGCATTAGAAGCAGCAGCAGGAGGCCCCGCATCCGAGGTACCTCTCAGACAAAGAATGCACGCGTTACTAGAAGTGGAATCTCACAGCGCCACCCGCGCAGACCTTTTATTAAGCATTGATGCAAACCTCCACGAGGACATACGAAGCATATGGGAGAAAGCTTTGGCCCCCTGGGTTGTGTCTCACAATCCTCACGCGCTCCTCGTGCAGCTTATTGCGGATGGTCTTTGGGTATATGACCACGTCAATGCCCGACCGCTCACCCCAAAACAACGGCAAGCAGCTGTGGATGCGGCTCAATTATTGTTACGAAAACTGCCTAATGAAATAACTCAGTAA